In the genome of Halapricum salinum, one region contains:
- a CDS encoding aldo/keto reductase — protein sequence MELEYVPLGRTGLQVSELAFGTWRFGRETDQGTVEIGEDRAYELLDAYEQAGGRFIDTADIYGDGDSETWIGNWLAQRDRSDYVVASKVYWPTREDNPNFSGLSRTHVRRQIDQILDRLGTDYLDLLYVHRWDDDTPAEQLMRTLNGLVEDGTVNFLGASTHVPDGWHVAKANEIADRYGFEPFTVSQPRYNLVNREVEDTYLDMCAEYDIDLVPWSPLGQGVLTGKYSREDRAADSTASEDDGWKEYYLTDENFDVVDEVEAVAEEVDATPAQVSLAWLMHHQQVAAPIVGARTVEQLEENLGAAAVTLSEEQFERLAESKASPLDGI from the coding sequence ATGGAACTGGAGTACGTCCCGCTGGGACGCACCGGCTTGCAGGTGAGCGAACTCGCCTTCGGGACCTGGCGCTTCGGCCGCGAGACCGACCAGGGCACCGTCGAGATCGGCGAGGATCGGGCCTACGAACTGCTGGACGCCTACGAGCAGGCGGGCGGCCGATTCATCGACACCGCAGACATCTACGGCGACGGCGACAGCGAGACCTGGATCGGCAACTGGCTCGCCCAGCGAGACCGCAGCGACTACGTCGTCGCCTCGAAGGTCTACTGGCCCACTCGCGAGGACAACCCCAACTTCTCGGGGCTCTCCCGGACGCACGTCCGGCGTCAGATCGACCAGATACTCGATCGGCTCGGCACGGACTACCTCGATCTGCTGTACGTCCACCGCTGGGACGACGACACCCCCGCCGAGCAGTTGATGCGCACACTGAACGGCCTCGTCGAAGACGGCACGGTCAACTTCCTCGGCGCTTCGACGCACGTGCCCGACGGCTGGCACGTCGCGAAGGCAAACGAGATCGCAGACCGCTACGGCTTCGAGCCCTTTACTGTGTCCCAGCCGCGGTACAACCTCGTCAACCGCGAGGTCGAGGACACCTATCTGGACATGTGCGCCGAGTACGACATCGACCTCGTGCCGTGGAGCCCGCTGGGCCAGGGCGTCCTCACCGGGAAGTACAGCCGCGAGGACCGCGCCGCCGACTCCACCGCCTCCGAGGACGACGGCTGGAAAGAGTACTACCTGACCGACGAGAACTTCGACGTCGTCGACGAGGTCGAAGCCGTCGCCGAAGAAGTCGACGCCACGCCCGCCCAGGTCAGCCTCGCGTGGCTGATGCACCACCAGCAGGTCGCCGCCCCCATCGTCGGCGCACGGACCGTCGAGCAACTGGAGGAGAATCTCGGGGCCGCAGCGGTCACACTGAGCGAAGAGCAGTTCGAGCGCCTCGCGGAGTCGAAAGCGTCGCCGCTGGACGGGATCTAG